TGGTCATCAGCACCAGCACCCCGAGCAGCACGCTCACCAGCAGCACGCTGTGGAACCGGGCCGCCTGGTGCGGGCTGACCTGCTTGCCCCACTGCCAGCCGAAGTACTGCGCCGCCGCGTACGCCGCGGAGAGCCCGGTCTCCAACGCGGCACCGAAGGTGACCGCGAAGAACGCCAGCACCGCCCCGGCCAGGCCGACCACCCCGAAGGCGACGACCACCGGCTGCGCCACCTGGTCCAGCCCGGTCAGCGGGGTCCGGCCGGGGTGGTACAGCACCGCGGCGGTGGCGATCAGCGACAGGGCGAGGAAGGCGCCCACCGGGAAGCCGACCAGCGCACTGAACCGGGCGTCGGCCAGGTCACGCACGCTCCAGTTCTCCTCGACCCCACCGGAGGAGAAGAAGAACACCTCGTACGGGCTGACGGTCGAGGCGAACAGGGCCACCGCGATGAACCAGTAGGCACCCCAGCCCTGCCCGGCGACCTCGGGCACCAGTGCCTGCCGACCCAACGCGGCCCAGTCGGTGGGCAGCCGGGTCAGCGCCACCGCGAACACCACCAGGGCCAATCCGGCCAGGCCGAAGACCCGCTCCATCAGCTCGAACCGCATCCGCCACAGCACCAACCACACCGCCAGCGCGGCCACCGGCACCCAGAGCAGGTACGGCAGGCCCGAGGCCAGCTGCAGCACCAACGCCACCCCGCCGAGTTCGGCGGCCAACGTCAACACCGTGACCAGGTACGACGCCACCAGGTTGAGCAGCGCCACGCGTGGCCCGAGCCGTTCCCGGACCAGGTCGAAGACCGCCCGGCCGCTGACCGCCGCGATCCGTCCGGCCATCTCGGCGTACGCGCAGATGCCGATCACGCCGACCAGCAGCACCCAGGCGTGTCCCATCCCGAAGCGGGCCCCCGCCTGGCTCGCCGCGACCAGGTCGCCGATGTCGACGAAGCCGCCGACCGCGGAGAGGACACCGAGGGTGGTGGCGAGGAGTCTCCTCACCTCGGCGGCGGATCGGGCCTGGTCATCGCCGCGACGATAACCGGACGAAAGCCGCCATCGCGGGCAGAGCGGCGATCAACCGTCCGTTCGGTCAGCCACGGCGCGGCGGTGGGGTCAGGCCGGGGAGAGGTTCTGCAGCCGGACCTGGCCCCGGGCGACCAGTCGTGCCTCGCCGTCGGTGATCTCCACCTGCCACAACTGCTGACTACGCCCCCGGTGCACCGGAGTGCCCACCGCGGTCAACTCACCCTCGCGCACCGCCCGGAGGAAGTCGGTCTGGTTGGACACCCCGACCACCCGTCCGCGCTCGCCCCACCAGAGCGCCCCGCCCACGCTGGCCGCCGTCTCCACCACCGCGCAGTACACGCCGCCGTGCTGGATTCCGTGCGGTTGGTGCAGCTGCGGTCGTACCTGCCAGCGGATCACCACCCGTTCCGCGCCCACCTCGTGGAACTCCAGGCCCAGCAGGCTGGCCAGGCCGTCCGTCAGTTCCGGCATCTTCACCGGTTCCTCCCCGATCATGTCGTTCTCCTCCCCGGTCACCGCACCGGCCGAGCACGCGACGGCCAGGGTAGCCGGGCCCGATCCCGCCGAACCCGCTATGGCCCGTCCCGGTCGATGGGGGAGAATCGGTCCCCGTGACCGACAGCAGCCTTCCGCCGTCCGGGCGGGACTCCCTGACCGATGACCTGCGCTGGCGGGGCCTGATCCAGGACTCGACCGGCCCCGACGAGCTGCGCGACCTGCTCGACGGCGGGAGGGCCACCTTCTACGTGGGCTTCGACCCCACCGCGGCCAGCCTGCACGTCGGGCACCTCGTGCAGGTCGCCACGGCCCGTCGGCTCCAACTCGCCGGGCACCGGCCGTTGCTGCTCGTCGGCGGGGCGACCGGCCAGATCGGCGACCCGAAGGAGAGCGCCGAACGTACCCTCAACTCTCCCGAGGTGGTCGCGGGCTGGGTCGACCGGATCCGCGAGCAGCTCGCGCCGTTCGTGTCGTACCAGGGGGAGAACGCCGCGCAACTGGTCAACAACCTGGACTGGACCGGCGAGATGTCGGTGGTCGAGTTCCTCCGCGACGTCGGCAAGCACTTCCCGGTGAACAAGATGCTGGCCCGGGAGGTGGTCCGGGCCCGGCTGGAGAGCGGCA
Above is a window of Micromonospora yangpuensis DNA encoding:
- a CDS encoding NRAMP family divalent metal transporter is translated as MRRLLATTLGVLSAVGGFVDIGDLVAASQAGARFGMGHAWVLLVGVIGICAYAEMAGRIAAVSGRAVFDLVRERLGPRVALLNLVASYLVTVLTLAAELGGVALVLQLASGLPYLLWVPVAALAVWLVLWRMRFELMERVFGLAGLALVVFAVALTRLPTDWAALGRQALVPEVAGQGWGAYWFIAVALFASTVSPYEVFFFSSGGVEENWSVRDLADARFSALVGFPVGAFLALSLIATAAVLYHPGRTPLTGLDQVAQPVVVAFGVVGLAGAVLAFFAVTFGAALETGLSAAYAAAQYFGWQWGKQVSPHQAARFHSVLLVSVLLGVLVLMTTIDPITLTEYMLIISAVALPMTYLPILIVANDRTYLGERVNGRWTNLLGAVVMVVIVAASIAAIPLAVGTRMGQ
- a CDS encoding PaaI family thioesterase, coding for MIGEEPVKMPELTDGLASLLGLEFHEVGAERVVIRWQVRPQLHQPHGIQHGGVYCAVVETAASVGGALWWGERGRVVGVSNQTDFLRAVREGELTAVGTPVHRGRSQQLWQVEITDGEARLVARGQVRLQNLSPA